The DNA sequence CTCTGAGCCTCAGTCCCGCCGCGACTCCCTCTGAGCCTCAGTCCCGCCGCGACTCCCTCAGTCCCTCACCATGACTCCTTCTGTCCCTCGCCACGACGCCATGGCTACTCTCTGAGGCTCAAACGCCCAGTCCCACCGCGACTCCATCGAGCCACCTCCACCTCTCCACGCGGCCACGCCTCCTCCTGTTTCCAGAAGAAACTCACCCATCTCGCATCGAAAAAACCTCATTCCAGATCTAAAACCTACTGACCTCCCTCTGAAAACCTACACTTGCCCTCTCTCTGGGTGTCTCCTCGTCAttgtcgtctctctctctcctcgacggCACCAGCACTCTCCCTCTCCCCTCGATAGTTGACGGCGCTCGCTCTCCTCGACGGGTGACGGCTAAgtccctctctcaaatcaagaaCTAGATCTGTTCCTCTTTCTCAGATTTGATCAAAAGCTATATGGGTTTTCACTTCTTGTTCTTTTGGCAAAATAATCTACTGGTAATTGTAAATCTGCTAGTTTCTAAGACTGATTGTTTCGATGGTTTTGATGTGATGAtgagttttgaattttgattctgTGTGTTCTGCTTTGAATTGACATTTGATAGTATAGAATTGTAAATCTGATAGTAATTGCTTTGAAATCGTTGTTGAACTGTGCTATGCGCCTCTGGGTCTATATAGTTTCTGATATGATCCTCAATGTAGTTGAAGGTAAGAGAAAAAAATGGACTGTGATTTTACAAGAGGGAGGTGGGTTTATGATGAGAGCTATCCTTTGTATCAACCATTTGTGTGTCCTTTGATAGATGAAGGTTTTAATTGTCAGGGCAAAATGTTGAGACAATTTCTGGTGGCTCTTCCATGATCTTGAAGAAATTTAAGGTTGAACGTCTATACATTGTTTGCACTAATGACATTGCAAAGAACCTGCAGTACGTTCAAGTATTAAAGATCTGGGACATATTGCCTCTAGAGGATACCCCAAAGTTGATTAACCGCCTGGATAGTATTTTCAACAGATGTACTGATAACTTTATTAATCTTTGCAAGGAGAAGTGTCTTGATGGGTATGTTGTTTAACCATGCCTTTAAATTTAATAATAATGAGTCCATTTTTCTATAGTTCTAACTAGttattggttttctttgtttgtcatTTGTATGCAGTGATCTAGAGGTTCCAAAAAGCTGGTCACTGTCTTTGGAATTTTTCCGGATTAAGGATCTTAGCATCAGTGAAGCTCAGAGTGATTTAGTTGGTGACACTTCTGATTGTAGAAGCTATGTTGAGAATTCACAGGTTAGCGAGAGTTTGTTGCTGTTAAAATTTTATTCCTTATCTTCTGGGGTAGTAAACCACTTGCTGTCAGACCGTGAGGGTAGAGAACTGGAGCTTCCATTTGAAGTTACAGACGAAGAGATGGAGATTATCCTTTATCGTAAAAGTTCCTTTATAGTGGGACGGTCAGGAACTGGGAAAACCACAGTTTTAACCATGAAATTGTTTCAAAAAGAACAGTGGCACCAATTTGCAGTTCAAGGACGCTATAGTAGTCAAAATACTAGCAAGGTTGAGCAGAGTTCTGCAGCTACTGAAGGGAAAGTTCTGCGCCAGCTTTTTGTGACATTGAGTCCTAAGCTATGTTTTGCCATCAAGCGACATGTTTCACACTTGAACAGGTGAGTGGACTATTCATAAAAGACATTTTCTGTCTCTTTTAGTTTTAATGTGAATTTAGGGTTATGATACGAATCATTAGACTACATTGTTCTCTCTCGGAAAGAACATACAATCGAAATGTTTCTCGGTTTATAATTAGCTGCAAACAGGTTATCGTGTTACAGTAAACTATAaatggtttttaattttttttttccttgtaaaatAATTATCATTCTCTCCAATATAATGACTTTTCATGTAAATTAAACAACCTACCATACTTCATTTGAGTCTAAAGTCTAAACTGTGTTTTTTTGGAAATTCTAGTTTGAATGCACCATAGTATATTAGTATTGTACTTTTAATAGTTAAGAATTTTGGAAATTCTAGTTCCGGACTTGCTACACCTGTAACCGAGGATACTGATCTCTCTTGCTCATGATGGAGTCTCTTTCTTAGTCCAAACGAAGGGTATTTAAATCTTCTGTATATATTGAAGTACTGGAGGCACAAGTTTAATTTGCTAATTTTGATGTCCACAGTTTTGCATGTGGCGGAGGTAACTCAACTGGAAGAGGTTTAATTGATATGGCTGATTTTGATGAGGATGAAACCCAATTCAAGGATATCCAAGATTCATTTCACAATATTCCTCCGAGTTGTTACCCACTTGTCATTACATTTCATAAGTTTCTGATGATGCTCGATGGAACATTGAGTAACTCATACTTTGAAAGATTCCTTGATGTGAAAGCTACTGTTGGCCATTTTAAGAGTTCGAGATCAGTTGCATTTCAGAGCTTTAGATTTGTGTTAATTCTACATATCAATTGTTTCAGGTTGATCTTGATCCTTCTGATTATTGGTACGCATCTGGTTCTCATTTTTCTGTCATGCATCCGCTGAAATGTGCAGACAACTTTTGCATTTGTGGACAACTTAAATTTGATTGTCATGATTTTACTAACACTCAGTGCCATTCCAGATGCCATTATACTTCTAGGTACAATACTTGCCTTGATCACTTACAATTTATCATCTGCTTTTCTGCTTCTTCGCTTTTAAGTAATTTGATTTGCAATTGCAGGTTCTGGTGTGAGTACAGAAATTTGGACTACTTATGCTGCAAGGATTATGGTCATATCTATCATCCTAGTTGTTGTTTCTCAAATACCTCAAGTTCTCCACTTAAGTTCAGGTGGCCAAGGCCTTGCAATTTTAATTGCTCTCATTGTCTCCGTGATACTTACTATAGCTTATATCTTCTATGAGGTAACTGATTCATTAATCTGTTGACAGCTTGTGGATATGTATAATAAAGTTACTATAGATTATGGATATGGATATGTACTTTTGGAAATATTTTGGATTGGCAATGTAAGAACAGATGGCATTGATATATGAcaatgttatattttggatttgttcagGATATGAATGTTCATATAAGCAACAATTGTGCAAAgttaattcagacaacatatataggTCAAATAATTGTAGTTTCCAAAGGTATCACACAACTGAAGGGTTCACCAAACCATTGTCTGAGATCCACTCATACAACACATCTAAAAACAGTAAATAATACATGTTGTCTGAACTtcatttcagacgacagaaataacaaattgatgtcGTGTAAACttgatttcagacaacagaaataacaaattgatgtcGTGTGATattcaattcagacaacagatataacaataatatgttgactaagattcatttcagacgacagaaataaCAACTTGATGTCGTGTGATattcaattcagacaacagatataacaataatatgttgactaagattcatttcagacgacagaaataaCAACTTGATGTTGTGTGATCTTCTTTCCGATAACATGTATAATAAAgttactgtcgtctgatattcaaatcacacaacagatataacaataatatgttgactaagattcatttcagacgacagaaataacaaattgatgttgtctgagattcattaCACACAACACATTTTTACTAAAACTGTTGAGGTAATATAGCTTTTCTCAACAGTTAATAAATGAACTGTCGTGTGAGTTTGTAACAGACAACAGTTAaacctaattattttaatttggaaatattcagacgacacataCTTAGCTATATGTGTTGTGTGAATTTAGATCAGACAATagtttttaactgtcgtctgaatgaagtcaatcagacgacaggctactagacaacagcAGCAAaatcattcagacgacagttaatgaactgtcgtctgattaactttgtggTATAGTGATAGATATGTGGCAATGACATATTAGCACTGATTTTTAGCATTGGAGAATGAAAATCAAAGCTTTTAAAAGAACCTCCAATGTGATTTGTAATTATTATGGCTTTGTTGGATCTACAGTCGTTTACTGAAATGCACTCTGTTAAGTTTGTCCAGTAAAGTTGTAAAACTGATGTATGGTCAAAGTATTCTGTTAATAGTAATGAAAGATTCAAGTATGAAGGAGTTGGATTTGATGTGGATAGGAAGGTTCCTAGCAGAAAGAGCTAACTTCTTGTCTGTTTAGTTTGTACATAAGAATGCTAGCTAGAGAACCAAATATAAGCCATGTTTTAGTATCAAGGAAAGAAGTTATGTATAGCTTACTAGTTTGCCTTCAATGGCTGGTTATGTTAGTATTAAGTAATATCTCATATGCATAAAGTTTGTTCTTGATAATGATTAATGCTTTATACCCCCGAGGCTCATCCATTCTCAATTGAGGAAGGGATCGAGTTATAGACATCTTGCGGCAGTTAGTACTGTTGCAATTAATATTGTTTTCATCTACTGAAGATCCAATTTAACATAAAATCGATATTTTGTGTTCCCATGACTAGAGATATTTATTAATGAACTGGACCAACGTTACAGAAAGATGACTGAACCATTTGAATGAAGCTATATTAATAGTAGTTAGATCAATGTTTTCCATCTATTGTATTCTGTCTCAAATAGTTTTGATCTGAATTATTATGGATTTAAGACTCCACCGTACTCATAAGATCTTTGAATCCCAACTCATGCATGGATTCAAGACTTCCTCTCACCATGGCAATTTCCAGTTCATGAATGGACACATTTTACTGAATCTACCATTTTCACCAGTATAAATTGTTAAATGGACACATAAGCATTAGAATGTTTCCACTGATCCTTACAATTTTCCTTTTGGGAAGTTATACCACAACGCAAACAAAGTTTATTCCTTTTATATAAAACAGAAATTACAGAAGCAGTACAACTAGTCTTGAGGGATATTAAAAAGCATGCAcaaacaaattacatataaatattcCTTGCAAGGAAACTTTTATTGGTCACGTAGGAATATTCCTTCAGTAGGATATCATACAACATTTACAACTCTCGGTATAAATTACAGCATATATAACTTAAGAGGTCTTTTGTTTCATCACTTTGCTTCTCATCATGCTTGGAGGTCCACAGAATGTCAAGCAGAAGCATTCATTTTGACTATAATGGTTCCATTGTCAAAACCAAATGCAACCCTGTAAGCAGAATTGAAGAAGCACCTACTCAATTTATGTAGACATATATACACTGATAAAACAATGAGCCACTTAAAGCAAATTCTGAGAAGCTAGCTAAGAGCAATAGATTAAGAAAATCGTGTCATGTTAACTTGTTTTCTATATTAAACAGCTCCTCAAAAGTCCCTCTACTTCATAgtctaaaccctaaatcaaaaacccatagaaaagaaagaagaaacttaCTTGTATGATCCTTTCATGTGTCCAATGGCCCAAACTCTTTCAAGACCATAGTTCAGTTTGTGCTCTAGACTGTGAAACAATGAGAATTGTTTACGAAATCAGCCAAACATCACAAAGCTTTCACTATTtgataatacaactatagaatttTTGCAATGTAAGCATTTTAAATAGAAAAGTATTTACCTAAATGTGGTTGCATTCCATATATGAACAGTCCCATCCTCAGAAGCGGTAATTATTATGGGAAGCTCAGGATGAACACTCACAGTTGTTACATTGTTCTCATGACCTTCTAGAGTTTTCACACAACTTGTAGTTTCATAGTCCCACACCTGTTATGATTAATTTATCAAAGAATAATCAGATTAGGAGGGCTTACAGACACATGGTAGAACAATTTCATGTTTAGCCAAATCGAAAGCTGATACTGAAAAAACGATTATCAATTAGGTCACAAACCTTGGCAGTGAAGTCATCAGAACCACTTAACAGGTAAGTCTTATCGCTGTGAATGAAGTAATCAACACAATTCACTCCTTTTGAGTGGCCTTGTAGTGTAAAATTTGGGGCAGAAGAGCCAATGTTCCATGTCTACGAAAAGAGACATTGTAAAAGTGTAAGTGACAGGTAAACAGGTATTGAGACCAAAGATGCAGTACTTGATTATCTAGTTTGCAACAAGATAAGCCTTGCAACAACAATACCTTAATGGTTCCATCGAGAGAGGCACTAGCAAAACTATTGGTGTCTTTCGGATTGAAAGCCACTTGCATCACATAGTGGGAATGCCCCTCAAAGACCTGAGTGCATTCCCAGTCCTTCTCCCAGTCCCAAAGCTTTATAACCTTGTCATCAGAACATGACAGCAGATATGGTAGAGTTGGATGGACAGTGACACTCCTGATATAATCAGTATGTGCTTCATACTCTTTGATCTTTTCCATGGTATTGTAGTTGTATACGCGAATGAACTTGTCATCAGCCCCAGTTATAATCCAGTGTTTGCGAGCTACAAACTTTACTGACCTGACTGTAAGCACATAAACAAATGATAAAATTAAGAGATCTTTCATTGAGAGAAATGCAGCATGCCACTAAGAAGAAATGAAAGCAACTTAACTAAAACAAAATGCTGTTATGTACCTGGTGACTCAGTGACTTTGATGGACTTCTCCAGGGTCTGTGCAGTTACATTAAGTTAGTCCATGTGACAGAATAAATAAAAGCGTGAGAATCCAAATTGGGTTATTAAACTCCACGAGTTTAGCAATGAAGTGCAAGCTTGCAGACTGATGGATTTACCTGTGACTGGTAGTTCCAAATACAAATAGTTCCTGAATACAAACTTGCTAGCATCCTGCAtagaatttaatcaatttattaagCAGTATGATTAGGTTATATGTAGTGGGAAATTTAAATTGATTTTCGACACTAAAGGATAAAAGGAACCAGCACTGACAAACACAGGTTTGAAAATCAAAGTTTGGAGATCGATCACATAACAGAGTTGCCTGTAGATGGCCAGATAGGTGCCTGTTTACGTACCATGGCTCAGTTGAATGCAGATCTACAGACTTCACTCTCTCTGAGGTTTGAGCAAATTCTTTCTGCAGAAGAAATTAAACTGTTAATAGTTTGGAGTGAATATTGAACATATAGACTTTTTTCCCATAGAAACAAGACTAAGACAAGATGAACAACCATACCTCAATAGTTAGTGAAAGAGCCTGCCCCCACACCAAATGCAGAAACCAGCAAACAAGTAGAAATTTGTCAGCTCAGTattaaaatcaaaatgaaaagagtTATAGTACTAGTTAATCAGCTAATAAATCCCCAGTGACCCTATTTGTTTGTGATTAGTCTATATGTGTACCTTATCAGATGCATGCCTTCTTTTACTATATATAATACGAATTTAGTCGACTAAAcactccaaaaagaaaaaagaaaaaaaaaaagaaattcgGTTCAGCTTTCACAGAAGCATCATTTATACCAAGACAAGAGCAAATAGTCGATCACGTACTTTTAGACAACAATTGACCCCAAAAACTCTTCAGGGTAATTCAAACAATGTACATTAACATAACTAACTTATATCTCTTCGTGTTGGCTTTcccagaaaagaaataaaacatcTCAAAAGAAAACTCATTCACAAGAAGTTCCCTGAGAACACAATGCGAACTCTCACAGGTGAAGACAAGACAACGTGAAGACTCATAGACTTACCATTTGTAGTGAATATATAGCACAGGGATTAAGTGATGATATAATGTAGAAAATTGCTTGGAAAGTTGGGATGATGTTGCAGAATGAGGCATAACCTCTTTTTATACCCATCGGAAATGGGAAGCTTGTCGATTAAGCGAAGTCTTCATGTCATCAtatttcaactaggttgaagagTCAAGGAAGAGTCCTCATGTTGTCATCAGATATGTTAGATGCCGTCCATTCATATGGTTAACTATAATAGACGGTGAAGATCGAGCTTCATTACTAAATTTCTACTTTGACTTTGTCCTCCTATCTTAATGGGTCAACCGCCTGCGCTAATTCTTCACTACATAGCAATTAATGGATGTTTATCGATCACAGCTGGCTAGCAGATAAGGTTCATTGTTCGTTCGTGCTCTTTGAAATTTCAACACGTGTGTTGAAATTTCATTCATAATCGTCGAGCTTTGTACACAAGTCCTTGTTTGCTTTGATggattagagcatctccaatagtGATACTTATATTCATTGCTAAAAATAGCTAAAAATGAAATATAACTAGTTAGTTATTGAGTTATGCTCCACAGAATACTTAATTTTAAGTTAAATTTatgttttagttaaattttctctcgccttagctaaatatagctagaaaATTtagcaaaagttaaatttaacttttgtttaaATATTCTGCTAGAGTATAATTTTAATCTAAAATTagttaaatattaaatttattttgaaataagtagtctgttggagatgccctaaacTTCTTAGTCGTCAAGCTTTGGACACTATCGATATAGGGATGTTACATTACCATGTCATTTTGTTGAAGAATGTAGAACTACGTATATAATTGTCTTATCTATAGGGTCTATAATATTATAAGAAAATTAATTAATCTAAGGCTACCATTATACCATACGCTTGATTAATTGAAATCTAAATATATATGATAATTACACGTTACATAATTTTCAGTCGATCCTACTATCCTCCAGGCAGTTTAATAtatagcaaattaccactaTCTACACTTTTAGTttccatctttgtttttcttagaaacaactcatttatttaataataaacattacaatatgaaacttgaacaATATATCATTTATTTCTGGCTTGTGCTGCTTGCACATAAAGTTGCATTgaatttcacctcttctcataaTGAAGAAGTTTCTCCAGCAGGATTTCCTGgagtactgaccctcagtagtatactagccccagtagtatactgaccctcagtagtgtacTGATCCCTAGTAGTATACTAGCCTGACCTTCTTGCATTTACTCACTTCAGCATTGCTCTCATTAGCTCCATCCTGCAAGTCAATCGGCAATACAAAGCATAAGGGATGATAAAGTGTGCCCAAAAATGCTTTGGCGATTACAACTCTAATCCTTTCTCTTCAAAAATCGTAGCATTCAAACACATAAAAACTGTCACTAAACTTAGAGCCTAATCTCTATagtttcttctatttctttccaagataaaaattggaaaagaaaaaaatgaaaggaagtAGAAGATACAAGCAACAAAATTTGCAACTAATGCATGAACTTGCAAGAACAAAGAACCATAAGAAACTAACATAAACACAAACTAgagctactgaccctcaatacaaaACTAACAATCATACTATAGCTACTGACTTACAAACAAAATGTTGCTGAGCCTTGTAGaaataacaaataaattagGATCAGTACAACTCCACCAAattgcaaaacaaataaacaacacaaGGTCATTATAGCTTACCCATGCCAAAACCTATGACAACATGAGGCTAAAGGTACTGACCCTCAGAATTTCTCAAACATAAAGGGCATAAGATGTTGGCACCACTCACCACATCTTTGGATGATGGCACATCATCAGTTGATCTATGTCTGGAGTTATCACCATGTGAACCATGCCCATAACCATTCCTTCTAGAAAATGCTTCAACCACACCTGAGAATCTATCTCGAAAATCTTGTCCCACTGAAATATTcatataattaaaaattaattcAATCAAAGACTAAACCACAGATCCAAGACCAACTATTGAAGACATTGTAAGCACCTATTTACATAAGTAAAGACTGATGGATTTCAAGCCTTGCTTGAAAACTTAAACTTACAAACCTGAAGGCCTTTCTGTTCTTTCTGCAGAAGGTCCAGGGTTCAAAGCTGGTTTTGCACTTGCCTGCTAGAAAGACATTCAAATGAAATAACGATCATTATCGATGCAGATATACACACAAATTACAAAAAGGATATTATTTTCCTTTAGAGAAAACCCCAACAAATTAAGTACTTACTTGTGTTCTGGAACTGGAGCCAATTTGTGGATACTTCAGTATTGTCCAATCAAATACATAGTCAAATTGATAAACTGCAGCAATTACAAATTAGTAGCCCAATCATGTTTGTACATCTTTTTATAAGATTCATC is a window from the Rosa chinensis cultivar Old Blush chromosome 2, RchiOBHm-V2, whole genome shotgun sequence genome containing:
- the LOC112185088 gene encoding coatomer subunit beta'-1; amino-acid sequence: MGIKRGYASFCNIIPTFQAIFYIISSLNPCAIYSLQMALSLTIEKEFAQTSERVKSVDLHSTEPWMLASLYSGTICIWNYQSQTLEKSIKVTESPVRSVKFVARKHWIITGADDKFIRVYNYNTMEKIKEYEAHTDYIRSVTVHPTLPYLLSCSDDKVIKLWDWEKDWECTQVFEGHSHYVMQVAFNPKDTNSFASASLDGTIKTWNIGSSAPNFTLQGHSKGVNCVDYFIHSDKTYLLSGSDDFTAKVWDYETTSCVKTLEGHENNVTTVSVHPELPIIITASEDGTVHIWNATTFSLEHKLNYGLERVWAIGHMKGSYKVAFGFDNGTIIVKMNASA